In Leptospira sp. WS58.C1, a single genomic region encodes these proteins:
- a CDS encoding LIC_10463 family lipoprotein: protein MKKILGISFVCGLFSLVLLNNCREDQRYEPLRFEKVAKAETSAFQAQVDGTILSGSWEYRFRIKQADRVSLTIEVLTDKPDLGVSLSRKGILFDSKIQCGDKISQLSPCKLEINNPEKGDYSLVLNHLSTDPSEVLSYRIFAAVHGPGYASVIWEEEVARR, encoded by the coding sequence ATGAAAAAGATATTAGGCATCAGTTTCGTATGCGGCTTATTCTCTTTGGTACTTCTCAATAATTGTAGGGAAGACCAAAGATACGAGCCGTTACGTTTTGAAAAAGTCGCCAAAGCGGAAACTTCCGCTTTCCAAGCTCAGGTGGACGGGACGATTCTATCCGGCTCTTGGGAATATAGATTTAGGATCAAACAAGCGGATCGGGTTTCCTTAACCATTGAAGTATTAACGGATAAACCGGACCTGGGAGTGTCCTTGTCCAGAAAAGGGATCTTATTCGATTCTAAGATACAATGTGGGGATAAGATCAGCCAACTTTCTCCTTGCAAACTCGAAATAAATAATCCCGAAAAAGGAGATTATTCCTTGGTATTAAACCACCTTTCTACCGATCCATCGGAAGTTCTTTCTTATAGAATATTCGCCGCCGTGCATGGCCCAGGGTATGCCTCGGTAATTTGGGAGGAAGAAGTTGCGCGCAGATAA
- a CDS encoding beta strand repeat-containing protein produces the protein MNSGINPTKKFYAALACSFFLFQGCVAWPLLTGAVGLAAGKKGGGGLFFLPGGGTPTLSRVEISSPSSSFAKTTSMSLVATAAYSNGTHKDITADALWSTSDSNIISMAAGGQATGMNVGTADIGITYENKTAQISLSVTSAPLSTISISCLNQTDSLPKGITRQCTLTGNFADGSNQDLTNDPNTTWSTGSSTVATIDSSGLVTAMDPGTTTIQASYNSLNATNLSLTVSSAALVSIAVTPTNNSLALGKTQQYTATGTYSDSSNQDITNSVTWSSSDITVATISNTAGSRGFLSTEDTGTSTINATLNSITGSTNVTVTAAVLESISITPSNPSAPKGRNLNLVATGIFSDGHNETITDQVTWSSDDTSIATVDNGSGFEGRASGINVGTVDITAEIGGISETVSFSVTAAVLDSIQLTADDSSIAKGTSTTILATGVYSDGTSQNITGSVSWSSSQTSVLQLGSLTATPKKQVHSPNNGSLGTSTITATSGSISGTVNITVTAASLVSIAVTPTNPSVAKGLTRDFTATGTYTDSSTQNLTTSVTWASSDTSKATISNASGTEGRATGVAVGSSNITATLGSITSPSTTLTVTAAVLQSITITPSNPSVAKGRSENLSATGTYSDSTTQDLTTQVTWSSSSNSTVGVSNAIGTEGRGTGVSVGSATVTATLGSVSNSITFTVTSAVLDSIEVHITDSSIAKGTSTLAEATGTYSDGTTADITDQVVWGSSQTSIIQLGVLTAAPKKTLTSPNNGSLGTSNISATLGSISGNTNLTVTAATLVSIQVDPTNPNVAKGLTQNFTATGTYTDTSTQDLTTSVTWASSNTSRATISNAGGSQGLATTLSTGTTNITATLGSVTSPASVLTVTAAALTSITIAPSPTLNIAKGRTQDFTATGHYTDSTTSDLTTQVTWSSFDQTKATVSNTSGSNGRLTALQEGSTQISATYNSVTSTDTAVTVTAAVLDSITITPTNSSLAKGYTTPFTANGVYSDATTLDITTQVTWASSNTSSSTISNSNGNEGVATAVAVGTSTISATLGSVSSSTNFTVTAAVLVSIAVSPTNSNVYTTQTKDYTATGTYSDSTTQNLTTSVTWASSDTSKATISNASGTEGRATGVAAGTITISATSGSVSGNTQLTVVFLDTTAPIVSNVVSLSPTTVRVTFSESVDSTQATTASNYKLALTSAVSGSCSDNSNFSSTSNISVSSVSGSGAIYTLTLASSQNSGTNYTVIVNKSGIQDLSASPNNLGCANYGDFVGQEQLKVSSASCASTGTVIINFSKPIKSGNNVNGSAECSSTSECSNRYAFVGTTDLGTISSAKILDGIVCGGAAADSAKVCVTHSLLQTGAQYTIIAANNVNGDGFDNTSWGSIRDSGDSENIQSSPRDRASFLGCGTSPVNFEDGPISIDPNGSTFGYLADFNSKIYTGPNNAGNGALRFAYDGSNPESVQFSFVKDTNGQNSDSSNVSSNSATTRENSIAVPPYVTLGHSGCTQNDATLANGCGPDNESGRGIFTTGSLASNPYIFIAAARTVPSGSNYNFDYIYYSNDTSTNLNYKYIDMGSITGTVTAGTSSISVLNDRVFPGFAKPSNDGSGTGGGLNAPDFGFITFNTADTGTGNCTAGSNCDAYDGSNGRRIRIDYMPYFGGPSNGGNGNVNSSPNWGYYIGVDSSIVFKNRIYAANGGLHAVGHNGSIIRSNSANPTTACSTKNTCADWTEVGPRSNQKWHNSTTNNWFSLELAKFYDLIPADRAFAQFAEYNDRLYVTRTICIQGTQATGIRTSAGTVAGCTDGTDTNRRAQLWKCDPTATGGSTECDAGDWTVVGDDGNGITNFGDSTNKTITMVAKNGSYLYVGFDNPNGIRIYRTNTANPGSASNVWTQVANGGLTDATNVQQIFSAVSVYTGGVYYLYVSVGKNNTPVRVYRQQNL, from the coding sequence ATGAACTCCGGAATCAACCCCACCAAAAAATTCTACGCCGCGCTAGCGTGTTCATTCTTTCTTTTCCAAGGATGTGTTGCCTGGCCTTTACTTACCGGAGCTGTCGGGCTCGCGGCGGGAAAAAAAGGTGGAGGTGGATTATTCTTCCTTCCGGGTGGAGGAACTCCTACTTTAAGCAGAGTTGAGATCTCTTCTCCTAGTTCCAGTTTTGCCAAGACTACAAGTATGTCATTGGTTGCGACTGCTGCTTATTCCAACGGAACTCATAAAGATATCACTGCAGACGCTCTTTGGAGCACTAGCGATTCCAACATTATTTCTATGGCAGCGGGTGGACAAGCCACAGGTATGAATGTAGGTACCGCGGATATCGGCATCACTTACGAAAATAAAACGGCACAAATTTCTCTTTCGGTTACTTCGGCGCCCTTAAGTACAATTTCCATTTCCTGCTTAAACCAAACGGATAGTCTGCCCAAAGGTATTACTAGGCAGTGTACTTTAACCGGTAATTTTGCGGACGGTTCTAACCAAGACCTGACTAACGATCCGAATACTACATGGAGCACGGGAAGTTCTACTGTCGCTACCATTGATTCTTCAGGACTTGTGACTGCAATGGATCCAGGAACTACTACGATCCAGGCTTCTTATAATTCATTAAATGCAACTAATTTATCATTGACGGTTAGTTCGGCTGCTTTGGTTTCTATTGCAGTAACACCTACTAACAATTCTTTAGCTTTAGGAAAAACCCAACAGTATACAGCAACCGGAACTTATTCGGATAGTTCCAATCAAGATATAACGAATTCCGTAACTTGGAGTTCTTCCGATATCACTGTTGCCACTATCAGTAACACTGCAGGATCAAGAGGCTTTTTATCTACGGAAGATACGGGAACTTCTACCATCAATGCTACCTTAAATTCCATAACTGGAAGCACGAATGTAACCGTCACCGCCGCGGTTTTGGAAAGTATTTCTATTACCCCTTCAAACCCGAGCGCTCCTAAGGGGAGAAACTTAAATCTTGTTGCTACAGGTATTTTCTCGGATGGTCATAATGAAACCATCACAGATCAAGTTACTTGGTCCAGCGATGATACTTCTATCGCAACCGTGGATAACGGTTCCGGATTTGAAGGTAGGGCTTCCGGTATTAATGTAGGAACAGTGGATATCACCGCGGAAATAGGTGGGATTTCGGAAACCGTTTCCTTCTCCGTAACAGCAGCAGTTCTAGATTCTATCCAACTGACTGCAGATGATTCTTCCATCGCAAAAGGAACAAGCACCACAATCTTAGCAACAGGAGTTTACTCTGACGGAACTTCTCAAAATATCACCGGTTCCGTTTCTTGGAGCAGCTCTCAGACTTCCGTTCTGCAATTGGGAAGTTTAACGGCTACCCCTAAAAAGCAGGTACATTCTCCTAATAATGGATCCTTAGGAACATCAACCATCACCGCAACTTCAGGAAGTATCAGTGGAACTGTGAATATCACCGTTACTGCTGCAAGCTTGGTCTCCATAGCGGTGACCCCCACGAATCCAAGTGTGGCAAAAGGGCTGACCAGGGACTTTACGGCAACCGGAACATACACAGATAGTTCCACGCAGAACTTGACAACATCCGTTACATGGGCTTCTTCCGATACGAGTAAGGCGACTATCAGTAATGCTTCCGGAACGGAAGGTAGAGCTACTGGTGTGGCGGTTGGATCGTCGAATATCACGGCAACTTTGGGATCGATCACTTCCCCTTCTACCACTCTGACGGTAACCGCTGCGGTTTTACAGTCGATTACGATCACTCCTTCCAATCCGAGCGTTGCAAAAGGTAGATCCGAAAATTTAAGCGCTACAGGAACTTACTCGGATAGCACTACTCAGGATCTGACCACTCAGGTGACCTGGTCTAGTTCCAGCAATTCGACTGTTGGAGTTAGTAACGCAATCGGAACGGAAGGAAGGGGTACAGGCGTTTCCGTCGGATCTGCGACAGTCACTGCAACCTTAGGTTCCGTCTCCAATTCGATCACGTTTACGGTAACTTCTGCGGTGCTGGATTCCATCGAAGTGCATATAACCGATTCTTCCATCGCGAAAGGAACTTCTACCCTTGCGGAAGCTACGGGCACTTATTCGGATGGGACTACTGCGGATATCACCGACCAGGTAGTCTGGGGAAGTTCTCAGACATCCATCATCCAATTGGGAGTTTTGACAGCCGCTCCTAAAAAGACATTAACTTCTCCTAATAATGGTTCTTTAGGAACATCCAATATTTCCGCAACCTTGGGAAGTATTAGCGGTAATACAAATTTGACCGTGACTGCGGCCACTTTAGTCTCTATCCAAGTGGATCCTACAAATCCAAACGTTGCCAAAGGACTCACTCAAAACTTTACTGCTACCGGTACTTACACGGATACAAGTACTCAGGATCTGACTACTTCCGTCACCTGGGCTTCTTCCAATACAAGCAGGGCTACTATTAGCAACGCGGGAGGAAGTCAAGGTCTTGCTACAACACTCTCGACAGGAACCACTAATATCACTGCTACTTTGGGATCGGTCACTTCTCCTGCAAGTGTGTTGACGGTAACTGCTGCCGCGCTTACGAGTATTACGATAGCTCCTTCTCCGACGTTAAACATCGCGAAAGGACGCACTCAAGATTTCACTGCTACCGGTCATTATACCGATAGTACTACTTCGGATCTGACTACTCAGGTGACCTGGAGTTCTTTCGACCAAACTAAGGCAACCGTTAGCAATACTTCGGGGTCAAACGGTAGATTAACCGCTCTACAGGAAGGAAGCACCCAAATTTCCGCAACTTATAACTCCGTGACTAGTACGGATACGGCAGTTACAGTGACTGCTGCAGTCCTGGATAGTATCACCATTACACCAACTAACTCTAGTTTGGCGAAAGGATATACGACTCCGTTTACGGCAAATGGTGTTTATTCCGATGCGACCACATTGGATATTACCACTCAGGTTACCTGGGCTTCTTCCAATACTTCTTCTTCTACGATCAGCAATTCGAACGGCAACGAAGGTGTGGCCACTGCGGTTGCGGTTGGGACAAGTACGATCTCTGCGACTTTAGGTTCCGTATCTTCTTCTACCAACTTTACTGTGACTGCTGCGGTATTAGTATCTATTGCGGTGTCTCCTACGAATAGTAACGTATATACGACTCAAACCAAGGATTACACTGCGACCGGAACTTACTCGGATTCCACAACCCAGAATTTGACAACATCCGTTACCTGGGCTTCTTCCGATACGAGTAAGGCTACCATCAGCAATGCTTCCGGAACGGAAGGTAGAGCTACTGGTGTGGCGGCAGGAACGATCACTATTTCTGCGACCAGCGGTTCAGTCAGTGGAAATACTCAATTGACCGTGGTATTCTTGGATACCACAGCTCCAATAGTGTCTAATGTGGTTTCTTTGAGCCCGACGACCGTGAGGGTAACATTCTCCGAGTCGGTGGACTCCACTCAAGCAACCACCGCTTCGAATTATAAATTGGCCCTGACCTCTGCGGTAAGCGGTTCATGTTCGGATAATAGTAACTTCTCCTCGACTTCCAATATTTCGGTTTCTTCCGTAAGCGGAAGCGGCGCGATCTATACTTTGACTTTGGCTTCTTCACAAAATTCCGGAACCAACTATACCGTAATCGTGAATAAGAGCGGCATCCAAGACCTTTCCGCAAGTCCGAACAATTTAGGTTGTGCGAACTACGGAGACTTCGTGGGACAGGAGCAGTTGAAAGTCAGCTCCGCTTCTTGCGCAAGCACTGGAACCGTGATCATCAACTTCTCCAAACCGATCAAATCCGGAAACAATGTGAACGGCTCCGCAGAATGTAGCAGTACTTCGGAATGTTCGAACCGTTACGCTTTTGTCGGAACCACGGATCTAGGCACCATCAGTTCCGCTAAGATACTAGATGGTATAGTTTGCGGTGGAGCGGCAGCGGATTCCGCAAAAGTTTGTGTGACTCATAGCCTATTGCAGACCGGCGCACAATATACGATCATAGCCGCGAATAACGTAAACGGTGATGGGTTCGACAATACTTCTTGGGGATCTATCCGTGATTCCGGAGATTCTGAAAACATCCAATCTTCTCCGAGAGACCGGGCTTCCTTCTTAGGTTGTGGAACTTCTCCTGTAAACTTTGAGGACGGTCCGATCTCTATCGACCCGAACGGTTCTACATTCGGATATCTGGCGGACTTCAATAGTAAGATCTATACGGGACCAAACAACGCAGGAAACGGAGCATTACGTTTTGCTTACGACGGTTCCAACCCAGAATCGGTCCAATTCTCCTTTGTAAAAGATACGAATGGTCAGAATTCCGATTCTTCCAACGTTAGTTCCAACTCCGCGACCACTCGCGAGAATAGTATCGCAGTTCCACCTTATGTGACCTTAGGACACTCAGGCTGTACCCAAAATGATGCAACTTTGGCAAACGGTTGTGGTCCGGACAATGAAAGTGGAAGAGGAATTTTTACCACCGGTTCTTTGGCAAGTAACCCTTATATCTTCATCGCGGCAGCAAGAACTGTTCCGAGTGGGTCGAATTACAACTTCGATTATATCTACTATTCGAACGATACTTCCACGAACCTAAATTACAAATACATAGATATGGGCTCTATCACCGGAACTGTAACTGCAGGTACTTCTTCTATCAGCGTTCTGAACGATCGAGTATTCCCCGGTTTTGCTAAACCAAGTAATGATGGAAGTGGAACCGGCGGGGGATTGAATGCCCCTGACTTCGGATTTATCACCTTTAATACGGCAGACACAGGAACAGGAAACTGTACTGCGGGCTCCAACTGCGATGCGTATGATGGTAGTAACGGTAGAAGAATACGTATCGATTATATGCCGTATTTCGGGGGCCCTTCCAACGGAGGAAACGGTAACGTAAACAGCAGTCCGAACTGGGGATATTATATCGGAGTAGATTCTTCCATAGTCTTTAAGAATAGGATCTATGCTGCAAATGGCGGCCTTCATGCGGTTGGCCACAACGGTTCGATCATTCGTTCCAATTCGGCAAACCCGACAACCGCTTGTTCCACTAAGAACACTTGTGCGGATTGGACAGAAGTAGGACCAAGATCCAACCAAAAATGGCATAACAGCACCACGAATAATTGGTTCTCTTTGGAACTTGCAAAATTCTACGATCTGATCCCAGCAGATAGAGCATTCGCTCAATTTGCGGAATACAACGATAGACTGTATGTTACTCGAACCATCTGTATCCAAGGAACGCAGGCAACCGGGATCCGCACATCTGCCGGAACCGTAGCAGGATGTACCGACGGAACGGATACGAACCGAAGAGCTCAACTTTGGAAATGTGATCCTACCGCCACCGGGGGCAGCACTGAATGTGATGCCGGGGACTGGACGGTAGTGGGAGATGACGGAAACGGTATCACCAACTTCGGAGATTCCACGAACAAGACGATCACAATGGTGGCTAAAAACGGATCTTATCTTTATGTAGGATTCGATAACCCGAACGGTATCCGTATCTATCGCACGAATACGGCCAACCCTGGATCCGCTTCTAACGTATGGACTCAGGTGGCAAATGGCGGACTTACGGATGCTACCAATGTGCAGCAGATATTTTCGGCTGTTTCCGTATACACCGGCGGAGTCTATTATCTCTATGTGAGTGTTGGAAAGAACAATACACCCGTCAGAGTATATAGACAGCAAAACTTATGA
- a CDS encoding DUF2179 domain-containing protein: MPDWVFDYLILPLGIYFARMTDVSIGTVRIILISRERKILAALLGFVEVLLWLIVITQIMRNLSNVFCYIAYAGGFATGTFLGMVVEEKLALGHSLIRIIVPEKGEEIVQNLAQAGYRTTTVEAQGVRGPVKVILSLLRRKDIPVVLGILKETAPGAFYTIENARKTSDPELWKTSGQEGESFARILWRRQSRIRK, translated from the coding sequence ATGCCTGACTGGGTCTTCGATTATCTAATTTTACCCCTCGGAATTTATTTTGCCAGAATGACGGATGTAAGCATCGGTACTGTCCGCATCATACTCATCTCCAGGGAAAGAAAGATCCTGGCGGCCCTTCTTGGTTTTGTAGAAGTGCTTCTCTGGTTGATCGTAATCACGCAGATCATGAGAAACCTAAGCAATGTATTCTGCTATATAGCTTATGCGGGTGGATTTGCTACCGGCACTTTTTTAGGAATGGTAGTCGAAGAAAAACTAGCCCTAGGACATTCACTCATCCGTATCATCGTTCCGGAAAAAGGAGAAGAGATCGTCCAGAACCTGGCCCAAGCAGGTTACCGCACAACAACCGTGGAAGCCCAAGGAGTGAGAGGACCTGTTAAAGTCATTCTATCCTTATTAAGGAGAAAGGATATACCCGTAGTGCTTGGAATACTGAAAGAAACGGCTCCTGGAGCCTTTTATACGATAGAAAATGCCCGTAAGACAAGCGATCCGGAGCTGTGGAAAACGTCCGGGCAGGAAGGAGAAAGTTTTGCCCGCATCCTATGGAGAAGGCAATCCAGGATCAGAAAATGA
- a CDS encoding LIC_10461 domain-containing protein yields MLQITKILILLLALGFSVTCHTTTVVHKGEDTPYALAKETPGPDKKAKQGSTVFGIYSTTAPMEANCDRNHPEVIIKTGFVDLVIHTLIGPFYTTKTVEVYCKP; encoded by the coding sequence ATGTTACAGATAACCAAAATTCTAATATTACTTTTGGCCCTTGGATTTTCCGTAACCTGCCACACAACCACAGTGGTACATAAGGGAGAAGATACTCCATACGCATTGGCAAAAGAAACCCCGGGTCCGGATAAAAAAGCTAAACAAGGAAGTACCGTTTTCGGGATCTATTCCACTACTGCACCGATGGAAGCGAACTGCGACAGGAACCATCCTGAAGTGATCATCAAGACAGGATTTGTGGACCTAGTCATTCATACACTGATCGGCCCCTTCTATACAACCAAAACCGTCGAGGTGTACTGCAAACCGTAA
- a CDS encoding SET domain-containing protein, with translation MIERRTNKFGENGIFASQPIAKGTLLFSYSEWIEDEEFGWKVLSVSEADELPEEEKEIFMKYGYDVDFGLVTGPSGPEFVINHSNFMNHSCDPNMWYDQTDNIIAKRDIEVGEELTIDYGNFVVNFDQTFECACGATNCRKFIRKDDWRLLLPQYNLNFPTFMHKEIKKILVKVPA, from the coding sequence ATGATCGAAAGACGCACGAACAAGTTCGGGGAAAACGGAATCTTCGCCTCTCAACCAATCGCTAAGGGAACATTATTGTTCAGCTACAGTGAATGGATCGAAGATGAGGAATTCGGATGGAAAGTACTCTCCGTCTCGGAAGCCGATGAACTTCCGGAAGAGGAGAAGGAAATCTTCATGAAATACGGCTATGATGTAGACTTTGGCCTAGTCACCGGCCCCTCCGGACCTGAATTTGTTATCAATCACTCCAACTTTATGAACCATTCCTGCGATCCGAATATGTGGTACGATCAAACGGATAATATTATAGCCAAAAGGGATATAGAAGTTGGGGAAGAACTTACCATAGACTACGGTAACTTTGTAGTGAACTTTGACCAGACTTTCGAATGTGCTTGTGGTGCGACCAACTGCCGCAAATTCATCCGTAAGGATGATTGGAGACTATTACTACCTCAGTATAATCTCAATTTTCCTACCTTCATGCATAAGGAAATTAAGAAGATCTTGGTAAAAGTCCCTGCTTAA
- a CDS encoding GreA/GreB family elongation factor, whose product MSGKRFLSKIDHQKILSTLEVSAQSKVVQPSILEIIRKTLSKAKKIDQNQVPQDLITMNSKFVLKDLGNAEAFQFTLVYPDEYTENAASHGKLSVFSAHGSAVLGARVGEVVRWEINGMDKYLRVQELLYQPAAI is encoded by the coding sequence ATGAGTGGTAAAAGATTTCTTTCTAAGATTGATCATCAAAAGATTCTCTCCACTCTTGAGGTTTCCGCCCAATCCAAAGTAGTCCAACCGAGCATCTTAGAAATTATACGTAAGACTTTATCTAAAGCCAAAAAGATCGATCAGAACCAAGTTCCCCAAGACCTGATCACTATGAATTCCAAATTCGTGCTCAAAGATTTGGGTAACGCGGAGGCATTCCAATTTACCTTAGTATATCCTGACGAATATACTGAGAATGCCGCTTCTCACGGAAAACTTTCCGTTTTTTCCGCTCATGGTTCCGCAGTACTCGGTGCAAGAGTGGGAGAAGTAGTCCGTTGGGAGATAAACGGAATGGACAAATATCTCAGAGTCCAAGAACTACTCTACCAACCGGCGGCTATTTAG
- a CDS encoding Bor/Iss family lipoprotein: MRADKILPILGIVLLSLGFGESCRHAMVRYPQSPPEACRIYPTSRECKRALDLRSAQAEQGGEVHKVQHTYYFFGLYPGNLVLDTSKYCAEGPRSVHQYTSFWNGFWEQLTLAIYSPQTLEIECYR; this comes from the coding sequence TTGCGCGCAGATAAAATTCTACCAATACTCGGGATCGTACTCTTAAGTTTGGGATTCGGAGAATCTTGCAGACATGCAATGGTCCGTTATCCTCAAAGTCCTCCGGAAGCATGTAGGATCTATCCTACTTCCAGAGAATGTAAACGTGCTTTGGATCTAAGGTCGGCCCAGGCGGAACAAGGGGGAGAAGTCCATAAGGTCCAACATACTTACTACTTCTTCGGACTGTATCCGGGAAACCTGGTCTTAGACACTTCTAAATACTGCGCAGAAGGACCTAGATCTGTTCATCAGTACACCAGTTTTTGGAACGGGTTTTGGGAGCAATTGACTCTCGCGATCTATTCCCCGCAGACATTGGAGATAGAATGTTACAGATAA
- a CDS encoding SulP family inorganic anion transporter produces the protein MNLKTKQFLSNLPYDLSSSIAVFLVAIPLCLGIAHASGAPLFSGIISGFIGGIVVGTFSKSALSVSGPTASLTAIVLSGIKDLGSFDAFLLALFLAGMIQALLGFLKSGALAAYLPSATVVGMSVAIGLLLIIKQLPHLIGYDVEEFGVEEFDITKEDINETYHDPHESKETNSLTLLMHAFRNLQTNVLVIGVISLLSFWIWDRYFAKKFKYVPASLVAIIIGTSMNLFLGHLLPGGALSQDHLVTLPIFKNSSELFAHLDFPNFSYWDQSPVWILALTIAFASSLESLLSVEVVDKLDEENRKTPMSRELIAQGLGNMACGLAGGIPITSVVVRGTVNASSGAKTKFSAIFHGVWIGISVLLFPKFMNNIPLASLAAILTFTGLKLAKPEIVRLMFQKGYSQFLPFLVTVVVTFFTNVLIGTFCGILVALGFALYRDNQGAIIMVENHGRFRRIMLGEILGFLHKARIKAVLEEQPSGITLEIDGTRTLHMDQDIRELIHDFRKNAHRKGITVILGGIPNMENDIESLKKEMSESYQKLLRNNQEWVEEKTAEDPEFFSRHAEGQRPQTLFIGCSDSRVPVNVITKTNPGEIFVTRNIANVVSVDDMSLFSVVQYAIDALNVKHIIVCGHIGCGGVRAALQGKSTGLIDNWITHIKDVYLKHRDELDALPEDKREERLIHLNVAEQVVNLYKTGMIQTALAKYGFPEIHGWVYDIRNGQISEVDYKDILHKELSGLYGYPK, from the coding sequence ATGAATTTAAAAACGAAACAATTTCTTTCCAACCTTCCTTACGATCTTTCCTCGAGTATCGCAGTTTTTTTAGTAGCAATCCCTCTTTGTTTGGGGATCGCTCATGCGTCCGGGGCTCCTTTATTTTCCGGAATTATTTCCGGTTTTATAGGTGGGATCGTAGTAGGAACTTTCAGTAAATCCGCCTTAAGTGTATCGGGACCGACGGCCAGTTTGACAGCGATCGTTCTTTCCGGTATCAAAGACTTAGGGAGTTTCGACGCATTCCTTCTTGCGTTGTTTCTTGCGGGAATGATCCAAGCTTTGCTTGGGTTCTTAAAAAGTGGAGCATTAGCCGCTTATCTCCCTTCGGCTACCGTTGTAGGAATGTCGGTCGCGATCGGTTTACTTCTGATCATCAAACAATTGCCTCACTTGATCGGTTACGACGTAGAAGAGTTCGGAGTAGAGGAATTCGATATCACTAAAGAGGATATCAACGAAACCTACCACGATCCTCATGAATCAAAGGAAACAAACTCTTTGACGCTGCTCATGCATGCTTTTCGGAATTTACAAACCAATGTCTTGGTGATCGGAGTGATATCCCTCTTATCTTTCTGGATTTGGGATAGATACTTCGCTAAAAAATTCAAATATGTGCCTGCTTCGTTGGTCGCGATCATAATCGGAACGAGCATGAATTTATTTTTAGGGCATCTGCTTCCTGGCGGAGCTCTTAGCCAGGACCATTTGGTCACTCTTCCTATTTTTAAGAATTCTTCCGAACTGTTTGCTCATTTGGATTTTCCGAACTTCTCCTATTGGGACCAGAGCCCCGTATGGATCTTAGCATTAACCATCGCGTTTGCTTCTTCTTTAGAGTCCTTACTTTCCGTGGAAGTGGTGGATAAACTGGACGAGGAGAATCGAAAAACTCCCATGTCCCGGGAGTTGATTGCCCAAGGGTTGGGAAATATGGCCTGTGGACTCGCAGGTGGTATTCCTATTACTAGTGTGGTGGTCAGAGGTACCGTAAACGCTTCTTCCGGTGCAAAGACCAAGTTTTCGGCAATATTCCATGGAGTTTGGATAGGGATAAGTGTATTACTTTTTCCTAAATTTATGAATAACATTCCGTTAGCATCTCTTGCTGCGATATTGACTTTTACAGGTCTCAAACTCGCAAAACCGGAGATTGTCCGCCTAATGTTCCAAAAGGGATATTCCCAGTTCTTACCTTTTTTGGTGACCGTAGTCGTTACGTTCTTCACGAACGTTCTGATCGGGACATTCTGCGGGATCTTGGTGGCTTTGGGCTTTGCTTTATATAGGGATAACCAAGGTGCTATCATCATGGTCGAAAACCATGGCAGATTTCGAAGGATCATGCTAGGGGAAATTCTCGGATTTTTGCATAAGGCCCGTATTAAAGCCGTCTTAGAGGAGCAACCTTCCGGGATCACCTTGGAGATAGACGGAACTAGAACACTTCATATGGATCAGGATATTCGAGAACTGATCCACGACTTTAGAAAAAATGCCCACCGTAAAGGAATAACGGTGATTTTAGGAGGGATACCGAATATGGAAAATGATATCGAATCCTTGAAAAAAGAGATGAGCGAGTCTTATCAAAAATTATTGAGAAATAACCAAGAATGGGTTGAGGAGAAGACTGCGGAAGACCCCGAGTTTTTCTCCAGGCATGCGGAAGGACAAAGGCCTCAAACATTGTTTATCGGCTGTAGCGACTCACGTGTACCGGTAAATGTGATCACTAAGACGAATCCCGGAGAAATTTTCGTAACCAGAAATATCGCCAATGTGGTTTCGGTCGACGATATGTCCCTATTCAGCGTGGTCCAGTACGCGATCGATGCATTGAACGTAAAACATATCATTGTTTGCGGTCATATCGGTTGTGGTGGGGTTAGGGCAGCTCTTCAAGGAAAGTCCACCGGTCTTATAGATAATTGGATCACTCATATTAAGGATGTGTATCTTAAACACAGGGACGAATTGGATGCTCTTCCGGAAGATAAAAGAGAAGAAAGGCTGATTCATCTGAATGTTGCGGAACAGGTAGTAAACTTATATAAGACAGGAATGATCCAGACGGCTTTGGCTAAGTATGGTTTTCCGGAAATACACGGTTGGGTGTACGATATCCGTAACGGGCAGATCAGCGAGGTGGATTATAAGGATATTCTACACAAGGAGCTGAGCGGACTGTACGGTTATCCTAAATAG